One genomic segment of Burkholderia pyrrocinia includes these proteins:
- the cobD gene encoding threonine-phosphate decarboxylase CobD → MSDTRIAHGGNLHEAARRHGIPYEAWLDLSTGINPVGYPVPPVPADAWRRLPDDGDGLAACAAQYYHAPDPAHVLPVAGSQAAIRALPALLPTGDAGVASLAYGEYAPAFARHGHRIVPLDIGTDTLPAALRHVIVGNPNNPTAEFVPAERLLGWHAQLSARDGTLIVDEAFADTGATQSLAPQVDRPGLVVLRSVGKFFGLAGIRAGFVLACPERTVALRDMLGAWTVGGPARHAVAAAFADRAWQAAARERLAADGERLAALLRTHDFAVRATPLFSWTDDPRAAALHAALAARGIWTRHFAKPSSVRIGLPGSEAEWQRLGDALAHCVPTLQQESA, encoded by the coding sequence ATGTCTGACACACGCATCGCGCACGGCGGCAACCTGCATGAAGCCGCACGCCGCCACGGCATTCCGTACGAAGCCTGGCTCGACCTGTCGACCGGCATCAATCCGGTCGGCTATCCGGTGCCGCCCGTCCCGGCCGACGCGTGGCGCCGGCTGCCCGACGACGGCGACGGCCTCGCGGCCTGCGCCGCGCAGTACTACCACGCGCCCGATCCCGCACACGTGCTGCCGGTCGCCGGCAGCCAGGCCGCGATCCGCGCATTGCCTGCGTTGCTGCCGACCGGCGACGCCGGCGTCGCGTCGCTCGCCTACGGCGAATACGCGCCCGCGTTCGCGCGTCACGGCCATCGCATCGTGCCGCTCGACATCGGCACGGATACGCTGCCGGCGGCGCTGCGCCACGTCATCGTCGGGAATCCGAACAACCCGACCGCCGAATTCGTGCCGGCCGAGCGCCTGCTCGGCTGGCATGCGCAGTTGTCGGCACGCGACGGCACGCTGATCGTCGACGAGGCGTTCGCCGATACGGGCGCGACGCAATCGCTCGCGCCGCAGGTCGATCGCCCGGGGCTCGTCGTACTGCGCTCGGTCGGCAAGTTCTTCGGTCTCGCCGGCATCCGCGCGGGCTTCGTGCTCGCGTGCCCCGAACGGACCGTCGCGCTGCGCGACATGCTCGGCGCATGGACGGTCGGCGGCCCCGCGCGTCATGCGGTTGCCGCGGCATTTGCCGATCGCGCATGGCAGGCCGCCGCCCGTGAACGGCTCGCGGCCGACGGCGAGCGACTGGCCGCGCTGCTGCGCACGCACGACTTCGCGGTTCGCGCGACACCGCTCTTCAGTTGGACCGACGACCCGCGCGCTGCGGCGCTGCATGCGGCGCTCGCTGCACGCGGAATCTGGACGCGCCACTTCGCCAAGCCGTCGAGCGTGCGCATCGGCCTGCCGGGCAGCGAAGCCGAATGGCAGCGCCTCGGCGATG